The window TAGTCTTCTTCACCACCAGCAGCACCTGGTACGTCCTGCGCTTCTTCTACGGCATCAAAGACTCCTCGCCTCTCTTCCTTTCCTGCATCTGCCTGGACCGCTATATGGCCGTGGTCCACCCCATCACCTTCACGGAGCTCAAGGACCGTCAACACAGAGCAGTCCTGGCCATCATAGTCTGGCTGATCATTCTGGCCTACGCTGCTGCTAAATGTGTGGGCAACATTGTCAACTTTGAGAAGGTCTTTACGGCGATGATCCTCACGGCGTTCGCCTTCATGGTGTTCTGCAACATTGCAATTCTCTGGGTGCTGAGGCAGTCTGGGCCTGGCAGAGACGAGATGCATCCCGTGAAGAAGAGAGCCTTCAAGATGGTTCTCATCATCCTGGCCATCATAGTGTTCAACTACTTCCCACCTGTCGCACTGTTTCCCTTCCAGGACTACTTCTCTCCTGACGTGTTTCGTTGCTACATTCACTATGTCGCATTCGGCTTGATGGACTTAAGCAGCAGCATTCAGCCGATGCTTTACCTGTCCAAGGAAAAGCTCAACTGCTGCCAGCGTGGCACCACCCAAATCCAATAGGGATACATGTTtgctttcatatgaatgttgcTTTCGTGTAATATATAGTAGAATATATAATGTTCTTGCTTGGTCCAATGTTGAAAATGCTGATTATTAACAAGATGTATtttccagtggttcccaacttgTGTAGTCTGGGTGCACCAAGGATGACTCCAAAGATGAAGTTCTTGTCTATTCTGAGGCTAAATTAATAAATAGCATATTTTTTAGATTTCTCATGAATTCTCTCTGCCAGCTAACATAattagcatatttcccaaaatgttgagc is drawn from Sander vitreus isolate 19-12246 chromosome 16, sanVit1, whole genome shotgun sequence and contains these coding sequences:
- the hcar2 gene encoding proteinase-activated receptor 3, with the translated sequence MEIFINSSLLYVSLRPLNSTVGEKTVYELCKDMPAVIIWYLGLQFINMFLGIPANLMVLWLIHKNKGDSSTSDIFILHLAILDVLFCLIPPLELANIVFFTTSSTWYVLRFFYGIKDSSPLFLSCICLDRYMAVVHPITFTELKDRQHRAVLAIIVWLIILAYAAAKCVGNIVNFEKVFTAMILTAFAFMVFCNIAILWVLRQSGPGRDEMHPVKKRAFKMVLIILAIIVFNYFPPVALFPFQDYFSPDVFRCYIHYVAFGLMDLSSSIQPMLYLSKEKLNCCQRGTTQIQ